A genomic segment from Polyangium mundeleinium encodes:
- a CDS encoding BPSS1187 family protein, with amino-acid sequence MRIEARVFTSTWLLVAAVAVAGCSGGGGGGAGAGGAGGMGGAGGMGGAGGMGGAGGMGGAGGGDPGPDVDTTDPQLYQVSFKADQADPAATQALGTQVAFLDTRVAPRGELVVYLHGAGAPSTCGSNAHGEVLAGLGFHVLGPCYLSDYGVGNCGDDIEGCRLEAFDGTDHHAFVDIPPPNSLETRIVKGLAHLAAQNPAGDWTYFVDGDKPRWDKIVISGISHGASTSAVIGKHRLVRRVVSLSGPLDSNQAWLKAPSLTPLDRFYALTHTADSQHAGHLKSFEDLGLPGMPTSVDGAMPPYGDSHRLLSSADTSDGHVSTQAGGPSPKDANGGYVFLPVWTYLYTGTP; translated from the coding sequence ATGCGAATCGAAGCGCGTGTGTTCACGAGCACGTGGTTGCTCGTCGCCGCGGTCGCCGTCGCCGGGTGCTCCGGCGGCGGCGGCGGCGGAGCGGGAGCGGGCGGCGCCGGTGGAATGGGCGGCGCCGGTGGAATGGGCGGCGCCGGTGGAATGGGCGGCGCCGGTGGAATGGGCGGCGCGGGCGGCGGGGATCCCGGGCCTGACGTCGATACGACGGACCCGCAGCTCTACCAGGTCTCCTTCAAGGCCGACCAGGCGGATCCGGCGGCGACGCAGGCCCTCGGCACGCAGGTCGCGTTCCTCGACACGCGGGTCGCGCCGCGCGGAGAGCTCGTCGTGTATCTGCACGGCGCGGGCGCGCCTTCCACGTGTGGATCGAATGCCCATGGCGAGGTGCTCGCCGGCCTCGGCTTCCACGTGCTCGGCCCCTGCTACCTCAGCGATTACGGCGTGGGCAACTGCGGCGACGACATCGAGGGATGCCGCCTCGAAGCCTTCGACGGCACCGATCACCACGCGTTCGTCGACATCCCCCCGCCGAACAGCCTGGAGACGCGCATCGTCAAGGGGCTCGCCCATCTCGCCGCGCAAAACCCGGCGGGCGACTGGACCTACTTCGTCGACGGCGACAAGCCCCGCTGGGACAAGATCGTCATCTCGGGCATCTCGCACGGCGCGAGCACGTCGGCGGTCATCGGAAAACACCGGCTCGTCCGCCGCGTGGTCAGCCTCTCCGGGCCCCTCGACAGCAATCAGGCCTGGCTGAAGGCGCCTTCGCTCACGCCCCTCGATCGGTTCTACGCCCTCACCCACACGGCCGATTCGCAGCACGCGGGGCACCTGAAATCGTTCGAGGATCTCGGCCTGCCCGGCATGCCGACGTCCGTCGACGGCGCCATGCCGCCTTATGGAGACAGCCATCGCCTCCTCTCGTCCGCGGACACGAGCGACGGCCACGTCTCCACGCAGGCCGGGGGCCCGTCGCCGAAGGACGCGAACGGGGGCTACGTGTTCCTGCCCGTCTGGACCTATCTCTATACCGGAACTCCCTGA
- a CDS encoding right-handed parallel beta-helix repeat-containing protein — protein sequence MRERATIAMAAALVTSLASSAPRAATYHVAPEGDDAAPGSEMRPWRTLQHAADMAQPGDTVLVGPGEYDGFDLENKAGTPERPLVFHAAPGARVVRPGPRPARAPLNTALGRFAWPKWPHGIYVGGSSHVVIEGFEIVGMPAAEHDTEGALLHRGGAGIHVQVSDHITLRQNRADDNGRWGIFASFTDDLVVEDNECSRSRAEHGIYASNSADRPIVRRNLVWGNRRAGIQLNGDNNFDSADYRARAGVVDGIISGAVLEDNLIVDNGAGGAAAINLDGVQDARIQRNVLLGNHGAGVALFQVDGAEGSRRNRVLDNLILMAHDARYALQITSCAVPGSSTCPSANRPALAEWSRPPSRATGSTGNVILHNTLLHPNPEKGSLRIDPRSLDTSAGFRSDFNLVSGRFAIGASDDMENDRVLSFAEWRALTGQDRRSCRIDAPRPPVSPAQGSGAAPGGSRDPQRRAIAGAIRRTWIHAPECLGAETPPPDTRASRRDRGR from the coding sequence ATGAGAGAACGTGCGACGATCGCGATGGCGGCGGCTCTCGTCACCTCCCTCGCGTCGAGCGCGCCGAGGGCCGCCACCTACCACGTCGCGCCCGAGGGGGATGATGCGGCTCCTGGGTCGGAAATGCGGCCATGGCGCACGCTCCAGCACGCCGCCGACATGGCGCAGCCGGGTGACACGGTGCTCGTCGGTCCGGGGGAGTACGACGGGTTCGATCTGGAAAACAAGGCCGGGACGCCCGAACGTCCCCTCGTTTTCCACGCCGCTCCCGGGGCGCGCGTGGTCCGGCCCGGCCCGCGGCCCGCGCGCGCCCCGCTCAACACCGCCCTCGGGCGTTTTGCCTGGCCGAAATGGCCGCACGGAATCTATGTCGGGGGCTCGTCCCACGTGGTCATCGAGGGATTCGAGATCGTCGGAATGCCCGCCGCCGAGCACGACACGGAGGGCGCCCTCCTCCACCGCGGCGGCGCCGGCATCCATGTGCAGGTCTCGGATCACATCACGCTCCGGCAGAACCGCGCCGACGACAATGGCCGCTGGGGCATTTTCGCGTCGTTCACCGACGACCTCGTCGTCGAGGACAACGAGTGCTCCCGCTCCCGCGCCGAGCACGGCATCTATGCGTCGAACAGCGCCGATCGGCCGATCGTGCGGCGCAACCTGGTCTGGGGCAACCGGCGCGCCGGCATCCAGCTCAACGGCGACAACAACTTCGACAGCGCGGACTACCGCGCGCGCGCCGGCGTGGTCGACGGGATCATCTCGGGGGCCGTCCTCGAAGACAACCTGATCGTCGACAATGGCGCGGGCGGGGCCGCCGCGATCAACCTGGACGGGGTGCAGGACGCGCGGATCCAGCGCAACGTCCTCCTCGGCAACCATGGCGCGGGCGTGGCGCTCTTCCAGGTCGACGGGGCGGAGGGCTCACGCCGCAACCGTGTCCTCGACAATCTCATTCTCATGGCGCACGACGCGCGGTACGCCCTCCAGATCACGAGCTGCGCTGTGCCCGGCTCCTCGACCTGCCCCAGCGCGAACCGTCCCGCGCTCGCGGAATGGTCTCGGCCGCCGAGCCGCGCGACCGGCAGCACGGGCAACGTGATCCTGCACAACACGCTGCTCCATCCGAACCCCGAAAAAGGCAGCCTCCGCATCGATCCACGGAGCCTCGACACGAGCGCGGGCTTCCGGAGCGACTTCAACCTGGTGAGCGGCCGCTTCGCGATCGGCGCGAGCGACGACATGGAGAACGATCGGGTCCTGTCGTTCGCCGAATGGCGCGCGCTCACGGGCCAGGATCGCCGGTCTTGCCGCATCGACGCGCCTCGCCCGCCCGTGTCTCCAGCGCAAGGCAGCGGCGCAGCGCCTGGAGGAAGTAGAGATCCCCAAAGGAGAGCGATTGCTGGGGCAATCCGTAGGACGTGGATCCACGCGCCAGAATGCCTCGGTGCGGAGACTCCACCGCCAGATACGCGAGCTTCCCGTCGGGATCGCGGAAGGTGA